Part of the Halomarina litorea genome is shown below.
TCGAAGCACCTCAAGTCCCGCCGCGAGGTGGAACACATCCTCGCGGCGGGCGACTACGACCTGACGACGCTCCGGGCGGCCATCATCATCGGCGACGGGAGCGCGAGCTTTCAGGTGGTCAGACAGCTCGCACAGCGTCTCCCGCTGATGCTGACGCCAACGTGGGTCGAGACGGAGTGCCAGCCCATCGCCATCGACGACGTGGTCGCCTACCTCGTCGGGGCGCTCTCCGTCCCCGAGACGGCGGGCGACACCTTCGAGATCGGCGGGCCGGAGGTGCTCACCTACCGCGAGATACTGGAAGAGACGGCCCGTATCTCGGGGGGGTACCGCCCGGTCATCGTCGGGGTGCCCGTGCTCACGCCGCGCATCTCCTCGTACTGGATCGGTCTCGTGACTGACGTGTCGGCGAGCGTGGCCCGCCCACTCATCGACGGCCTGCGCAACCCCGTCGTGGTGACCGATCACCGGATCGAGGACCTCGTCCCGTTAGCGCTGACGCCCTTCGAGACGGCCGTCCGGCGGGCGCTGGGGGAGGAGTCGTCCCCGGACGCCGACGAGCGAGTCGAACAGGAGGAGACGGCCTGAATGGCCAAGGTAGAGTTCGGGGAGGCATGGGTGTACGAGAGCATCGTCTCCGCGCTCCCCGGTATCGACGTCTCCCGACCGGTGGCCATCGGCATCCAGTTGGTGCTCTTCGAGGTGGCCGTCCTCGTGGCGGCGTGGTACTACGACCTCTGGACGGCCGCGCTCGCGGGGAGTGCCGCCGTCCTCGTCGCCGCCCTCGGGAGCGCCGAGATGCTCCGTATCTCAACGCTGGTCCGCTCGGAACCGCTCCCGGAGACCTACCGCAGACTCCTGTTCGGGACGTCCATCGAGGTGGTGCTGGCGGTGCTGGCGTTCATCGCGCTGGTCACTCAGCTGTTCGTCTTCGCCCCCCAGCGCGGCGGCCCGTCGCTCGTCGAGTCGCTGTTCGGCCCAGAGCCGCCGGTCGTGGTCGTCTACCTGATGTTGCTCATCCTCTGGGACGTCTGTTACCGCATCGGGACGGCGTGGTGGGCGAGCGTCGTCTCGCTGTGGCGCTCCTATCGCTACCGGTTCGACCCGCGGACGGCGCAGGCGCTCCGGCGGTCGGACCTCGAGATAATCGCCTTCTCCACCGCGCAGTTGATTCTGGTGCCGTTCGTCGCCGACCAGCCGGTCATCGCGACGGTCATCGTCGGCCACGTCGCGGCCGTCTGGGGGGTGACCGGGCTCTCGGTGGTACTGTTGACGGTCAGAACGAGAGAGGAGGACGCTACTGGGACTTCATCCGCTTGAACTGATCTAAGAGCGCCTCCGCCGAGTCGCCCGAGTCGTACTTCAGGGTCCCGTGGTACTCGGTGCGTTCGTCGTCGAAGTCCGTGTCGACGGTGGTTGACTTGGCCTCGCGGCGTTCGTGCTCGTCCTCGTCATAGGCACCCATTGACATGGTATACGTACTCTTGCAAATTCCGCAGTATCAATGTACCGGTTAGGTTCATCGACGACCGTGATGAATCGACCGCGGCGGGCATCGGAGTCGGGGTCGTAACCGTTACCAGCACCGGCCCGAAGGGTGAGACGTGGCAGGTCCCCTTCGGTTCCGCCGGTCCACCGAGTCGTGGTCCGAGCGGCGCGTCCGTCAGCAGTTGTTCGCCCCCCTGAACTCGCGGTTCGGCGCGACGATGGGGCCGGCAGACACGCCCGCGCCGAACGGATACGCCGCCCGCCGCCTCGACATGGACAACGGCGACTTCGCGCTGTTCGCCTGGCGGACCGAGAGCGGCGAACCCGCCGTCGCCTACTGGCTCGGCAACACCGAGACGCCCGAGATTCTGTGGCGAACCGACAAGTTCGGCTTCGACGAGGTGCCCTACGCCGTCACACGGTGGGCACAGCGCGAACTGCTCTCGGACCTGCGCGAACAGGACCCGTGGCTCGCCGACTACCAGCACGTCAGCTGGTTCTTCCTCCCCGTCTTCCACTCGAAGGACGGCCGGGAGAGCACGCGGGCGTTCTTCCGCGACCACGCCGCCGGCTTCCCCGACGCGGACCGCGAGACGGTCCTCGAGTTCTACGAGGGGTTCCTCGCGACGGGAGCGCTCGACTCCACCCGAGAGGTGATGGCCGGGAAACTGGGCACCAGCCCCCAGGTGGACGTAGTGCGCATGGGCGCGACGATGGCCGAACTCCACGCCGCGAAACTGCTCTACGAGTCGGGCCTGGAGTTCGTCCCCGAGGTGGACTTAGACAGCGGACACGCCCTCGACTTCGTCGTCGGCGACGGCGTCCGCGAGACGTCCATGGCCGACCTCCCCCGGGGAGGCGACGTCCTCGTCGAGGTCACCCGCCCCCGCCCGCCGGCACGCCGGAGCGTCGACACGCCCATCGCGGCGCTCCGGGCGACGGCGAACGCCAAGACCGACGACCAACTCGACGCCCACCCGGACGCCCTGCTCCTCGTGGACTGTTCGTCGTTCCGCGACGACGAGTGGAACACCGTCCGCGCAGAGAAGCCCTCCGTCGCCCACACGCCCGCCATCGTCTACCGCCTCCGGCCCAACGGGTCGGCAGAGGCCTACCGCCACGGCGACCCGACCCTCGACCTGAGCGGGTCCGTGCGCTGGGTCTGAGGCGCCGGGGCTACAGATTCCTGAGGTTCAGAGGTTCAACTCGACGACTTCCACGCCCGCGCAGTCCGGACAGCGCAGTCGGTAGCGGATGTGCCCGTTGCGCGGGTCGGTCTCCAGTCGCGCGCGCCACTCGCTGTGGAGCACCGCGTCCTCGAACCCGCAGTTCGTACACGTCACCAGCGCACGCTCGAGACCCTTCTGCAGGGCGCGGACGCCGCGCGGGTGGGAGTCGGGCAGGTGGTTCAGCATAGCAGTGATAGTAGGTGACAAGTAGCACAAAAGTTTGTCGCCTGTCGGAGGACGGATTGTGGGACGAGCGCGACTCGTGTCCGTGCCCGCGCGCGAGTCGCAGGGTCGCCACACAGGCCCGTATCGCGCGTGAGACGGCTGACGAGGGTGCCCTCGTCGAGCGCGTCTGGACACTCCGCGTCTCCCTCCGATGAGGGAAAGGCCCCTTCGGTACCGAAGCAGCGGTTGCATTGGTCGGCCGACGCACTGCAGTACCGATGAGGACACAGAGTGGGGAGGGTTCGGACGAGTCGCTGACCGACGAGGAGTCCGCCGCGATTCACGCGGCACTCGACACCGGGTACTTCGACGGACCTCGGGGGACGTCCCTCGGCGGCGTCGCCGACAGGCTCGACGTCACGGACCGGGAGGCGTCCCGACGGCTTCGGCGGGGGATGAGCAAGGTCGTCAGGCGGAACCGGGAACGCTTCGAGTGTCACCCCGATTCCGACGAACGGTTTCCTCCCCACCGATAGGTTCACGTGTTCCGGTACCGGCTCGACGGGTCCTCGACCACAGAAGTGCCGACTCACGAGCCGCTCCGGAAGAGTCGACACTCGAGACAAGAACCGGAGGACAGCGTCCGCGTTCGGGCCTGT
Proteins encoded:
- a CDS encoding NAD(P)H-binding protein produces the protein MRVLVTGATGFVGGRLVPALLAAGHEVVALVRDASRYDAPEGVVVKEGDVLELGSFEHALEGVEAAYYLIHSMGSGREFAERDRRGARHFARAASEAGIERAFYLGGLGDDRDQLSKHLKSRREVEHILAAGDYDLTTLRAAIIIGDGSASFQVVRQLAQRLPLMLTPTWVETECQPIAIDDVVAYLVGALSVPETAGDTFEIGGPEVLTYREILEETARISGGYRPVIVGVPVLTPRISSYWIGLVTDVSASVARPLIDGLRNPVVVTDHRIEDLVPLALTPFETAVRRALGEESSPDADERVEQEETA
- a CDS encoding DUF7530 family protein, which produces MAKVEFGEAWVYESIVSALPGIDVSRPVAIGIQLVLFEVAVLVAAWYYDLWTAALAGSAAVLVAALGSAEMLRISTLVRSEPLPETYRRLLFGTSIEVVLAVLAFIALVTQLFVFAPQRGGPSLVESLFGPEPPVVVVYLMLLILWDVCYRIGTAWWASVVSLWRSYRYRFDPRTAQALRRSDLEIIAFSTAQLILVPFVADQPVIATVIVGHVAAVWGVTGLSVVLLTVRTREEDATGTSSA
- a CDS encoding DUF5786 family protein, encoding MSMGAYDEDEHERREAKSTTVDTDFDDERTEYHGTLKYDSGDSAEALLDQFKRMKSQ
- a CDS encoding DUF5784 family protein — its product is MAGPLRFRRSTESWSERRVRQQLFAPLNSRFGATMGPADTPAPNGYAARRLDMDNGDFALFAWRTESGEPAVAYWLGNTETPEILWRTDKFGFDEVPYAVTRWAQRELLSDLREQDPWLADYQHVSWFFLPVFHSKDGRESTRAFFRDHAAGFPDADRETVLEFYEGFLATGALDSTREVMAGKLGTSPQVDVVRMGATMAELHAAKLLYESGLEFVPEVDLDSGHALDFVVGDGVRETSMADLPRGGDVLVEVTRPRPPARRSVDTPIAALRATANAKTDDQLDAHPDALLLVDCSSFRDDEWNTVRAEKPSVAHTPAIVYRLRPNGSAEAYRHGDPTLDLSGSVRWV
- a CDS encoding helix-turn-helix domain-containing protein, encoding MRTQSGEGSDESLTDEESAAIHAALDTGYFDGPRGTSLGGVADRLDVTDREASRRLRRGMSKVVRRNRERFECHPDSDERFPPHR